In one window of Zestosphaera sp. DNA:
- a CDS encoding CDP-2,3-bis-(O-geranylgeranyl)-sn-glycerol synthase encodes MLEHLLKVIMVYLPAMVANATPLICRRYFFRNPHPVDFGKSFYDGKRLFGDNKSIEGLVSGVVAGVLIGLAYGSYMRSQLYEWTVYGFLSGAGAMSGDLLNSFIKRRLGMRPGQSFIPLDQISFVVGASVFIKVSRIDLAVNQELSVIDFLLGLLLAGILHPLTNYIAYLAKIKETPL; translated from the coding sequence GTGCTAGAGCATCTGCTGAAAGTGATAATGGTGTACTTGCCGGCAATGGTAGCTAACGCAACGCCTCTAATATGCCGTAGGTACTTCTTCAGAAATCCGCACCCAGTAGATTTCGGGAAGAGCTTCTACGATGGTAAGAGGTTATTCGGTGATAATAAGTCAATTGAAGGTCTCGTGTCAGGAGTCGTAGCAGGAGTATTGATTGGCTTAGCTTACGGCTCTTACATGCGTTCACAACTTTACGAGTGGACTGTTTACGGTTTTCTTTCAGGTGCGGGAGCGATGAGCGGCGACCTCCTCAACTCGTTCATTAAGAGAAGACTAGGTATGAGACCTGGTCAATCGTTCATACCTCTTGATCAAATATCATTTGTTGTTGGTGCTTCCGTATTTATTAAGGTGTCTAGAATAGACCTAGCAGTTAATCAAGAATTGAGTGTCATTGATTTCTTATTAGGTCTTTTATTAGCCGGAATACTACACCCACTAACGAACTACATAGCCTACCTAGCCAAAATAAAAGAAACCCCGCTCTAG
- a CDS encoding RNA-protein complex protein Nop10, producing the protein MRFLMRKCLNCGRYTLKEVCPVCGSQTTCPHPPRFSPRDKYVSYRVLAKYSSSGESSESS; encoded by the coding sequence GTGAGGTTTTTAATGAGGAAATGCCTTAATTGCGGTAGGTATACTTTAAAAGAAGTGTGTCCTGTGTGCGGGTCACAGACTACTTGTCCGCATCCTCCCAGGTTCTCTCCTAGAGACAAATACGTGAGTTACAGAGTTCTTGCCAAGTATTCAAGTAGTGGAGAATCTTCAGAGAGTAGCTAG